The following DNA comes from Papaver somniferum cultivar HN1 chromosome 4, ASM357369v1, whole genome shotgun sequence.
TTGGTATTTCAAGTACATGGTTGGACCAAAAATATCTAAAGCTAGCACCAAAATCCGAAAGAAATATGCTTCCAATAAAAAATGGTAAACTGGTGCAAAGGCAAACTTAGGATTAAAACCATTGACAGTAATCATTTTTGATCCCTACACTGGCATTCATTTCATAGAGTCACAGATTGCATTATCACATTGTGCCAATCTGACAATGCACTACTTCATCTTACTTACATTCTGTTAAACCTGACTAAATCTTCACTACTACTTCATCTtactattaaaaataaaattctgTCAGGCATTTATACAAACAACCAATGTTTAGAACCTTAAACAAATCCTCAGACTACTAAAGCTAATTCAGATTTCAATTAGGGTGTGGAATTGACCCATGTGGAAGTAGTTCTTACCAATGTTTTTGAAGATCGTGAAAATGAGCTTTAAAAATGTGAATTGCCATGGAAGTTTTAATGTAATAACTGCCCCTCTGTTGATGAAATTCACCAAAATCCCGTCAAGACTCGGGCAAAAACTTAAAAACACGTAGGAGTATTTTGGTCATAAAAGAACGACCACCAACATTTTGGTTAAACCAAATAACACCCTTGTCCTTTTATATTCTAGATGAAAACATTATCCTGAGTTGTGCAGGTGCTATACTTAAAGACCAATGATCAATCATTACTGAAATGTAAGGAGCGCCGAAGTTTCCTTGAACAtggtttttccttttctttaatAATTTTCCCTCCTCTCTCTGTTGCGGGTATAATGGAAATGATTTGATGATTTTTCTTTTCTCCCCCCAtatgcaccatttttgtcaaaaGTCACaaagaaaattagaaaaaaaacgcatttcatttcttgttttttcattctttatttatttataataACAAATTCTTCTTAAGTGATAAATTACTTCACCACCACACCATAACAAATTATTCAATCGCTACCCAAAAAATATTACAAtcataataatgataataatccattgaatttctctcaatcttttcaaaaatttaatagatcaatgagagaaagaattataaaaaaaaaacagagaaatcaaaaAAAAGAATAGTATCAAGTAACAAATTcctctgtttttttcttcttgatcATCATCATAAATTGTCATCTTGAAAAAACAGGTTCTTCAGTGATTGTGCTAAGTGATGGTTTTCTTGATCTACCAACTGATCTTCTATGTTGAAGATCAGCAAGAATAATATCATCAATATCTTCTAAACTCAATCTTGGTATTTGATCATGATCACTCTGTTTCTTAGAATTATCCCTTTTAATATTCCTAATCATAACAACCCATGAATCCTGATCTTCAATAAATTCTTCatctttatcatcatcatcatcagcaacagAAGGTGGTACTATTATTGACTCAGGAGAAACTCTAACTTTATTGTTCCCACCACCGGATGCTGATGTTCTACCCTTATTCccagcagcagcagtagtagtAGCAAGCAATAGTAATGAACCCATATCTGAAGCTGTAACAACAGAATTAACTCTTTTCATCGGAAACAAAACATAAACATTACCCATTTCCAAATCTTCGTCAGCATTAAGAGCTGAAAATCTTGAACCAATACGCAACGATTTCGAATTCACTAAGAAATGATTTGGTATCTCAAACATGATTTCTGCCGCTTTTGTCAAAAAGGGTCCTTCAATTTTTCTGATTACTCCCTTTGGTAGTATGACTGTTGCTTCGTTACTTGGTATGCTGTGTTTTCCTCCTGTCTGGACTGTTAGTGTACATGATACGTGGTTCCCCATTAGAGAAGTGGTTCTAGAAATTGGTTTACAGaggaagaagagatagaagaagaaGTGTGCTCAGAATGAATGAAGATGAAGTTATAGATTTGGTGGATGGAATGTGGAGTATATATACCAGGGGCTGAGAGGATGTTGCTGCCAGTTGTTTTTAGTTTGACATTATTCAGCTGAATCCGCGTTAGGAGGTGGCAGGCGCAGGCATACTGGTGGAATTGAGTATTCAATGGGAAAgtaatgtttttttttggtaCTAAGCCGGACGAATGTTTGTACATACACTGCTAGTCTGATATCTCCTTGGCAAATGACAAGACCACATGGACTGACTGGTGGTTATGTACTATTGAGCCTATTGACATGACAATCTCAAATATCTGAAAAAGAAATTTACCCTACTGAAATACACAAAGTGAAATGAATCATTTGGTTTAATGATTAACATAAAATTTTACCCTACCAGTATGAATTATATAAGAATTTTACCCTACTTATACAGAATTTTACCCTACCCATTTGAAATATCTAGAAAATCACTCTACCGTTGCGCTACATTTACCCTGCCGATCTGAAATATCTTCCtttaaaaaatttcttttgaaaaaAGGTATCTTTGGTAGTCGGTATTTCTTACTTTTTATTGTTTAATGGTGATTTTCTATACTAAATTGTCATTAATTTTTTAACTTGATGGGGATGAGTTTTAAATGAGAAagatcttaattttatattacctGGCtcgggtatacccaaattaattgaaatataccAAATGAGACAAAATAAGATCATCTTGAAGTAAAACACAACCTTAACCACATATTTATAAAAATGAATAATCTAACTTTGATTAATTAACATTAATAAATATGAttagaatgattaatttaattagttaattagttgattgaaattttggaattaggttttattttagattgaactcatggatATGGGtagatttttgagaatttttttcttttttttttgagaatcctacttgcaacggaaatgaaatcgtactacccaaacacttataaATATGAGATTGTAGAGCTGGTGGGAGATTTCATACTCAAAATTGTAGAAGGatcaacattttcagttctgtaaatacgaaaagtcggcaaggtcgacaagaaataccctgccgactataggattttgacatacagagaaaaagtgttacaaatgcatgattagtcggcaaggtattaatttcataacctgccgactaaactatagtcggtaaggtataaggatgaatatcgtgccgactaaaatatagtcggcagaGTATAAGGTTGAATACTGTGTCGACCCTGTAACTGatgatttcagagatgaaaagttgGCACGATATTCAACCTTATACCCTGCCGACTctattttagtcggcaaggtcgacaaaaaaaaccTTACCGATTTTCGATCCGTTTTGATTCttcgttattttattttttttgatcatcATGTATAGTCAGAGTTTTGAAGAAAGATTTTGAAgtttttttgaatatattttagtcggcatggttttCAGTATAGGCAATTTAGTCTtttagagcgactgcaatggtacgactaaactcaaagatcaaagaccaaaaaaaaagactaaatatgagtttaatctgtactgtgacgttatggggagaagaccaaatttggtcgcgcgtaaaattaatcaccgcacgaaaacgggcgtaaatttggtgtacgcttgaatggggcgtaaaattggtttacgcccgaaatttgaatggggcggatggtttggtgtccgcctgatgagtaagtgaacgggcggatggttgggtgtccgcctgatgaatttcattttgaatggggcggatggtttggtgtccgcctgacgaaatgtgaacggacggatgattgggtgtccgcctgatgaatttcattttgaatggggcggatggtttggtgcccgcctgatgagtaagtgaacgggcggatggttgggtgtccgcccagcaacaagcgtactttaaatttacgcccgactatattaggatttggtatttggtcgcgaccaaatatgatctgggatttgatctttggctgggatttaatctttactctgtcccactgcgttacgatctcatcccaaatttttggttatactcgcccactgtggatgctcttagcgcCTTTTAGAACCTCTTAACACACTAGTTTGGATGCGAATAAAATGGGTatacccaattaatctgggtataccgaCTCTGGCAGGGTTACAAAACTCCACTCGTAATCTGAAAATGTAAACAATTGAACTAGCTAAACAAAATTGCGTGGTCAGAGGAATTGGGTTCGGCTGAGGTGCATGTTATATCAATTTTTgaagaaaacagaaaaaaaagaaagattttgatGAAGTTAGTTGAAGTTTAACTGTAAATATCCGCTGTCTGCGCTGTTTATCCGTGTGGGACCCAAGTAGTTAACGTCATTTGTTTTTGTTCTAGGTTAAAGAGGCTTTTGGCGAGAAATGACCCTGACTTCTTTAATGATTTTCTTGAAGCAATTCTTTAATGATGATGCTCGCTCCGGTGTCATATCATTCTTTGCTCTTTAATCAAACGCATCTTTGCAAGTCTGAATTCTCAATTAATTAAGGTGGGGGATTCAGACTAATCTGGTTATCATTACTACTAGTTAAGGTGTTAGGTGTTTCATTAAACAACTTATGGATGGAGGGATACTCGTACAACTTTGATATAGTTATAGGGACAGTTTCCCGAATAAGATACAGGCATCACACCAGACATTCCTTCCTTTTGTACCTGAAATTTATGCTAGGTGTAGGATTACGCTGTTGGTAAGGTGAATTTGATCTTTAAGATGCAAGTTTTGGTATGTGTCAACGTTTTAAGCAATTCACTGGAAAGAAAGAAAGATGCAAGTGTTGTGTTGTGAGTCACTTGGAGCCATCTAGAAAAAAAAGGAAGAGTAGGCACAAACCAATCATTACGTTTTGGTTTTATCCTATTTGTTACATATACTAGTACTACTAATCTTTACTTAGTAACTTACTTAAGATGTAAACAAAATTTAGGAGTGTGCCACGAGCAATGTCAATAATTGTCTTGATGGTCCATCTTTAACTTTGTTCACTAACTTTAACTCCAATGCAAGTGATCTGCAACTCTTTTCACATGTCGGGTGAGGGTATGAACGTCTAAAATGGTTACTTTCGTGTTAGGCTTCACGCTTAATAACGTGGTTTCTTTTTTCGTCCTAATTTTAGGAGTGTCTTTCGGGTGGGATTCATTTTTATCTGAACGGATTCCACATCCATTGCATGGGAGATGGAGAAAAACTTAGACCAGGACAGCACCTAAGGCCTATTATTCCTATGTACATGTCAAAACATGATATTTGGCATATACACATCCATTATAAATATGTCAAATTGCCAAATTCATATGTTTTATATGCGAGTCCTGGTATATAGGTATACATGACTGAGTTTTCATCCAGTGATAGAAATTCAATCGCTCGATGGTCTATCTTGCGTTCGCTGGTCAGTCAATCGCTAGCGTTAGTCAAGTTGTCGCTCGATGGTATGATTAACGCTTATCAGTTCCTCATCTAACGGCCGCAATTTTccccctctataaatacctaatttcaaactcattttaactcacactagaatttctaaatctctatagaatttctcaatttctcaatcttTTTCAAATCTAAAACTATCTATATTTTCTTGTCaaatggattcacaatctcaaagtcaaggcAAAGGTAAAAAAAACCCGAGTCCGTGGTGCAAAATACACCATGatagaagatgaatgtatttgtcgtaattatgtttttttaccCAAAATTGtatcgatggtgcacaacaacatggtaacaccatgtgggataACATATTAAGTTTTGCATGCCATTTAATAATAACTTTAAATAAATAACAATACATAacttaagaaaaataaataacataacttaaatatttaagaaatataaataacctaaaaagaaaaaaatcgttGTCTTCCATGCTCTTCCCAAAGATTCAATCTCAGATCATCTCTTAATTGGTCATACAAAATTCGGTTCTGAATGTAGTTAGTCATTTGACAATAATCCCTTGTAGGGCGGCCTCTTTCTGGTCGAATCTccggcctcaaatcttcatcttcatagttaaTCAAATCTGAATCACGACGGGTTGcatgaattaccatgttatgaagaattatgcaagtgagcatagtcttATGCATTTCACGAGGACATAACCCACGATATGGGCCACAAATGATAgcgaacttcctcttcaaaattccaaaagcgcgttccacatccttcctGAGTGCCATTTGAGCATCGTTAAAATGCCGGTATGAACGGCCCAATGCACCAGCAAGAGGATGACGGTAGCATTGAACCAAGGTGGACCATTTTGGGTAGATCCCATCCGCAAGATAATATCCATGAGTGTACTGATGGTCGTTGATCATGAAACGGACTGATGGAGAAATTTTATACTTCAAATATTCAAACAGAGgcgacttgtgcaaaacattgatatcattttgtgaacctggaagaccaaaaaaagcatgccatatccaacaatcataagaagcagcagctTCAAGAATAACTGTTAGTTTtgcataatgacccttatattgaccgaCCCAATATA
Coding sequences within:
- the LOC113275421 gene encoding uncharacterized protein LOC113275421, producing MGNHVSCTLTVQTGGKHSIPSNEATVILPKGVIRKIEGPFLTKAAEIMFEIPNHFLVNSKSLRIGSRFSALNADEDLEMGNVYVLFPMKRVNSVVTASDMGSLLLLATTTAAAGNKGRTSASGGGNNKVRVSPESIIVPPSVADDDDDKDEEFIEDQDSWVVMIRNIKRDNSKKQSDHDQIPRLSLEDIDDIILADLQHRRSVGRSRKPSLSTITEEPVFSR